One Dioscorea cayenensis subsp. rotundata cultivar TDr96_F1 chromosome 15, TDr96_F1_v2_PseudoChromosome.rev07_lg8_w22 25.fasta, whole genome shotgun sequence genomic region harbors:
- the LOC120277374 gene encoding autophagy-related protein 2, with product MFGDFARSAEAVFSRWAIKRICKFLLKKKLGDLILGDIDLDQLDVQLGQGTIQLSDLALNVDYLNQKLAGATVMVKEGSIGSLSMKIPWKLKNCQIEVEELELVLAPNVENEMPKDADCSKSSDDGDQHVGVDANKLRGTIHDSPQYAPMDIHEGVKTIAKIVKWFLSSFHVRLKNLIIAYDPSPNVEGKKSASCRSLVLRISEVEYGTCISEDNSIPDSKLDCLLGVGKLTNFIKFQGAVVEFLQMDNIDSQPQVHGDLNTSFSEWYAGSSPSCGMATILTGSGGGFSGKLNVSIPWKNGSVDIYKVDADISIDPVELSIQQDTIMWMITLWESLKIVNKAGEGHIPRKALESSSLNSGYHSQLDSASYPVLTTNKATPGRGSFSRNSCSTSTQDTLPDGFLPCANVIQNWVPLSVPQEMQVGLESDYGASIYQFFECFDEIRSSQASLGNSGILNWTCSVFSAITAASNLASGSVHIPTDQRHVETNIQASLGEISVILSFLPEEREHSQNSPCSLNHMNDSHGIGCGSLSTSDMVDSPENVPSADSFMSCLSTMNVDQSSIMEINGANPDVHHLDARFQNITLKLQIDHQKTNLEASVMHAKIDMFYDSGSISRGFEVFNHKSNFCGQTPLSQSLQVQVQGALPPFPRHDGRKEAAVNANTWSEKGMFKVVLFEAFGACHCQYTARPSYLDGRIISSASFIINLPPFVLWVHLHLVNVLLNFFKEVQISLERNCPSKDAISDLLDKRNGSSLDEANTSVSNCITALPQNANTQGSILLPHARVVLCFPTVNHGECKRSTSWGKFVVFEFSTSSDLGKVPDASRVPRANSSKGEFCAPSTSILVNIGSVDGYLVTPQCEKALTEEGCSLNMLFFSAKKIFSIKTGTNDHPFGIHMLCQKGPVTGPWMVNRTWGMATSHDQRCRNKVTGNEYEFSSVKTVEDLREKNSLIRQELVLNSALCLQVYFSQVWINLGRHDYELLNDLLSDLMDGLPDKTDGIDINGNFENSQNDSSPSQLSILVECDMLDLCINLDSIEISCSVQKELQGSWNRLRLTVQDFELLSVSNIGGVADASILWLKHGEGELWGSIVDRQQKSTQDLLLISCSNSTKKRGDGEGTNALSFGSAGTTITHIKNPTTHQIFTSITLQCGTFVAPGGRLDWFSALSCFFTLPPQGPELEVGDTSKNRSDGDDVVYISSFFLELVDIALSFEPHKFDCIYVKIKNGEAVQPDEESREKHVACLLAAASLNVSHHSMADSSTNEHKFQLQDVGLLIGESSGSKCNRCDYSIDYLRKSGYVKVAHETLVAAVLRIRGVTWEIECQEAHINLDTCSDTTDGLCRLVSQLQQLYAPDLEDALVHLQSRWNTVQQENSKMIDEADISDRLSVKLSSENNLSNRSEDVRSVGLLDEILENAFFMDLEQGSTFDYCDSHRLNMHFPGDDHGLNSSNGIAGDTFPPNISHGVPVLRSELRPHIIDSYYASDFVSPPKISAPDRLHHEDLKYKHCNTGNKDVECGKGRWFKDGSLTIVENHLSEIINQPSSEKQHEEGNFDSVCSVAVDNCRTRGRILLKNIDVTWRIYAGFDWSKPRENLLSGLSSNGRDGTVCLEVKLSGLNLQYNVYPDEEICASKLAVSVQDFHLYDRSKEAPWKMVLGYYHSKDHPRESCAKAFKLDLEVVKPDPMTPLEEYRLHLEFLPIRLHLDQSQLNFLINFFGKDADRINSQPNDLEKSQIPGKKVNYGTKTIVEEALLPFFQKCDVRPVVVRVDYIPRRVDLGALRGGNYAELLNLVPWKGIDLQLKHVHAVGVYGWNSICETVVGQWLEDISHNQVHKLLKGLPPIKSLYAVGSGASKLVSLPIKSYKKDHKLLKGMQRGAIAFIRSISLEAVGLGVHLAAGAHEVFLQTEYILTSIPPSMPSSERDKREMTLRSNQPKDAQQGIQRAYESLSDGLGRTASVLVGNPFKTYQRGGGAGPALATAVRAAPAAVMAPVSASARAVHCALVGVRNSLDPEHKKESMEKYLGHQP from the exons ATGTTTGGGGACTTCGCGAGATCCGCGGAGGCGGTGTTCTCGCGTTGGGCGATCAAACGAATTTGCAAGTTCCTTTTGAAGAAGAAGCTCGGGGACTTGATTCTCGGTGACATCGATCTCGACCAGCTTGATGTTCAGCTCGGCCAAGGCACCATCCAGCTCTCTGATCTTGCCCTCAATGTTGATTATCTCAATCAGAAG TTGGCAGGGGCAACTGTTATGGTGAAGGAAGGATCCATTGGTTCCCTATCTATGAAAATTCCCTGGAAGCTTAAAAATTGTCAGATTGAAGTGGAAGAGCTAGAGCTTGTGCTTGCCCCAAATGTGGAGAATGAAATGCCAAAGGATGCAGATTGCAGCAAGTCAAGTGATGATGGTGATCAACATGTGGGTGTAGATGCAAACAAACTCAGGGGAACAATCCATGACAGTCCTCAATATGCCCCTATGGATATTCATGAAGGAGTTAAAACTATTGCTAAGATTGTCAAATGGTTTCTTTCAAGTTTCCATGTCAGactaaaaaatttgataattgcTTATGATCCCTCCCCAAATGTGGAGGGAAAGAAATCAGCATCATGTAGGTCCCTGGTTCTTCGTATATCAGAAGTAGAGTATGGAACCTGCATCTCAGAGGATAATTCCATACCTGATTCGAAGCTTGACTGCTTGTTAGGTGTTGGGAAATTGACCAACTTCATAAAATTTCAAGGAGCGGTTGTTGAATTTCTACAGATGGATAATATTGATAGTCAGCCTCAGGTTCATGGTGATTTAAATACAAGCTTTAGTGAATGGTATGCAGGAAGTTCACCATCATGCGGGATGGCTACAATATTGACCGGCTCTGGTGGTGGGTTCTCGGGTAAACTGAATGTGAGCATACCATGGAAGAACGGATCTGTAGATATCTATAAAGTTGATGCAGATATTTCTATTGATCCTGTGGAGCTATCTATTCAACAAGACACTATTATGTGGATGATAACCTTATGGGAATCTCTGAAGATTGTGAACAAAGCTGGAGAGGGCCATATTCCCCGTAAAGCTTTAGAATCATCTTCATTGAATTCTGGATATCACAGCCAGTTGGATTCTGCTAGCTATCCTGTGCTAACAACAAACAAGGCAACACCAGGAAGAGGAAGCTTTTCTAGGAACTCCTGTTCAACAAGTACTCAAGATACTCTTCCAGATGGTTTTCTTCCTTGTGCTAATGTAATCCAAAACTGGGTGCCACTATCTGTTCCCCAAGAAATGCAAGTGGGACTGGAATCAGATTATGGCGCAAG TATCTATCAGTTCTTTGAGTGCTTTGATGAAATCAGGAGTTCACAAGCAAGTTTAGGGAACAGTGGTATATTGAACTGGACTTGTTCTGTTTTCAGTGCTATAACAGCTGCATCAAATCTAGCCTCGGGTTCTGTACATATTCCTACGG ATCAGCGTCATGTTGAGACAAATATACAAGCTTCTTTAGGAGAGATATCtgttattttatcctttttaccTGAAGAACGAGAACATTCTCAGAATTCCCCCTGCAGCCTCAATCATATGAATGATTCCCATGGAATTGGTTGTGGTAGTCTCTCAACCAGCGATATGGTAGACTCACCAGAAAATGTGCCAAGTGCTGATTCATTTATGAGCTGTCTTTCAACTATGAATGTAGATCAATCATCTATCATGGAAATCAATGGTGCCAATCCCGATGTACACCATCTTGATGCTAGGTTTCAGAACATCACTCTCAAATTGCAG ATTGATCACCAGAAAACGAATCTTGAAGCTTCAGTTATGCATGCCAAAATTGATATGTTCTATGATAGTGGAAGCATATCGAGGGGTTTTGAGGTATTTAATCACAAGAGCAATTTCTGTGGGCAGACGCCTTTGTCTCAGAGTCTACAGGTTCAAGTTCAAGGTGCCCTCCCTCCATTCCCTCGACATGATGGGAGGAAAGAAGCAGCTGTCAATGCAAACACATGGTCTGAGAAAGGAATGTTCAAGGTTGTGTTATTTGAAGCTTTTGGTGCATGCCATTGCCAATATACTGCCAGACCCTCTTATTTGGATGGAAGAATAATATCGTCAGCTTCATTTATCATAAATCTGCCACCATTTGTTCTTTGGGTTCATTTACACCTAGTCAATGTTCTGCTGAATTTCTTTAAAGAGGTTCAAATTTCTTTGGAAAGGAATTGTCCAAGTAAAGATGCTATAAGTGATCTATTGGACAAAAGGAATGGTTCTTCTCTTGATGAAGCCAACACTAGTGTTTCCAATTGCATCACTGCTCTGCCTCAGAATGCAAATACTCAGGGGAGCATATTACTTCCTCATGCAAGGGTTGTGTTATGTTTTCCTACTGTGAACCATGGAGAATGCAAGCGATCAACTTCTTGGGGCaagtttgttgtttttgaattttccaCATCTTCAGATTTAGGAAAAGTTCCAGATGCCTCTAGGGTCCCTAGAGCAAATTCTTCCAAGGGTGAGTTTTGTGCACCTTCCACCTCCATCCTTGTAAATATAGGGAGTGTTGATGGCTATTTGGTTACACCTCAATGCGAAAAAGCTTTGACTGAGGAAGGATGCAGTCTGAACATGCTATTCTTTTCTGCTAAGAAGATCTTCTCTATCAAAACCGGAACAAATGATCATCCTTTTGGTATCCATATGCTTTGTCAGAAAGGTCCTGTAACTGGTCCTTGGATGGTAAACAGAACGTGGGGTATGGCCACATCACATGATCAAAGATGCAGGAATAAAGTGACTGGAAATGAGTATGAATTTTCTTCCGTAAAAACTGTTGAAGATCTCAGGGAGAAAAATTCTCTTATCCGTCAGGAGCTGGTTCTGAATTCTGCACTTTGCTTACAGGTTTATTTTTCACAAGTTTGGATCAACCTAGGCCGGCATGATTATGAGCTTCTGAATGATCTTCTGAGTGATTTAATGGATGGTTTGCCTGATAAAACTGATGGAATAGATATTAATGGAAACTTTGAAAATTCTCAAAATGATTCAAGTCCTTCTCAATTATCTATCCTTGTAGAATGTGACATGTTGGATCTTTGCATCAATCTGGATTCTATTGAGATAAGTTGCTCAGTACAGAAGGAGCTACAAGGCTCGTGGAATCGTCTTAGATTGACTGTTCAGGACTTTGAACTTCTATCTGTCTCAAATATTGGTGGAGTGGCAGATGCAAGCATTTTATGGCTGAAACATGGTGAAGGTGAATTGTGGGGTTCGATTGTGGATAGGCAGCAGAAAAGTACTCAGGATCTGTTGCTAATTTCCTGTAGTAATTCAACAAAGAAACGTGGTGATGGTGAAGGCACAAATGCTTTATCTTTTGGATCAGCTGGTACAACTATCACACATATTAAGAATCCAACAACACATCAAATTTTTACATCCATAACCCTTCAATGTGGGACATTTGTTGCACCTGGCGGTAGGCTGGATTGGTTTTCTGCATTGAGCTGCTTTTTTACTTTGCCTCCTCAAGGACCTGAGCTAGAGGTTGGTGATACCAGTAAAAATAGATCAGATGGGGATGATGttgtttatatttcttctttctttcttgagtTGGTGGATATTGCTTTGAGTTTTGAACCCCACAAGTTTGATTGCATATATGTAAAGATAAAAAATGGAGAAGCTGTTCAACCAGATGAAGAATCACGTGAGAAACATGTTGCATGTCTTCTGGCTGCTGCATCATTAAATGTATCTCATCATTCCATGGCAGACTCTTCAACCAATGAACATAAATTTCAGCTCCAAGATGTAGGGCTGCTTATTGGTGAATCATCAGGATCAAAATGTAACAGGTGTGACTATTCCATTGATTATCTACGAAAGTCTGGCTATGTAAAAGTGGCTCATGAAACACTTGTGGCAGCTGTACTGCGAATCAGAGGTGTAACTTGGGAAATTGAATGTCAGGAGGCACATATCAATCTGGATACTTGCAGTGACACTACTGATGGTCTTTGTCGTTTGGTTTCTCAACTTCAACAGCTTTATGCACCTGATCTTGAGGATGCTTTGGTACATTTACAGTCTAGGTGGAATACAGTTCAGCAGGAAAATAGCAAGATGATTGATGAGGCTGATATTTCAGATAGACTTTCTGTAAAATTATCTTCAGAAAACAATTTATCCAACAGAAGTGAGGATGTTAGGTCTGTTGGACTGCTTGATGAGATACTTGAGAATGCTTTCTTCATGGATTTAGAACAGGGAAGCACATTTGACTATTGTGATAGTCATAGACTTAATATGCACTTCCCTGGAGATGATCATGGATTAAATTCCAGCAATGGTATAGCTGGTGACACTTTTCCTCCGAACATTTCCCATGGGGTGCCTGTGCTCAGATCAGAATTGAGACCTCATATTATTGACAGCTATTATGCATCTGACTTTGTTTCTCCACCAAAAATATCTGCACCAGATAGATTACATCACGAAGATCttaaatacaaacattgcaataCAGGGAATAAAGATGTTGAATGTGGGAAGGGTAGGTGGTTCAAGGATGGCTCTTTGACGATAGTGGAAAATCATCTCTCAGAAATAATTAACCAGCCTTCTAGTGAAAAACAGCATGAAGAAGGCAACTTCGATTCTGTTTGTTCTGTTGCAGTTGATAACTGTAGAACTAGAGGGAGAatacttttgaaaaatattgatgTGACATGGAGAATATATGCTGGATTTGATTGGTCAAAGCCAAGGGAAAACCTTCTTTCTGGTTTGAGTTCAAATGGAAGAGATGGAACTGTATGCCTAGAGGTTAAGCTGTCAGGACTGAATCTTCAATATAATGTTTATCCTGATGAGGAGATATGTGCATCAAAGCTTGCTGTCTCTGTTCAGGATTTCCATCTCTATGACAGAAGCAAGGAAGCCCCTTGGAAGATG GTGCTAGGATACTATCATTCTAAAGATCATCCACGAGAATCCTGTGCTAAGGCCTTCAAGTTAGACTTGGAAGTTGTAAAGCCAGACCCGATGACTCCTCTTGAGGAATACCG GCTACATCTTGAATTCCTGCCTATTCGACTGCATCTTGATCAAAGCCAACTCAACTTTCTTATCAACTTCTTTGGCAAGGATGCGGACAGAATCAATAGCCAACCTAATGATTTGGAGAAATCACAAATACCAGGAAAGAAAGTGAACTATGGAACAAAGACGATTGTGGAGGAGGCATTACTGCCCTTCTTTCAG AAATGTGATGTAAGACCTGTAGTTGTGCGAGTTGACTACATACCTCGTCGTGTTGATCTTGGTGCACTTAGAGGGGGAAACTATGCAGAACTTCTCAACTTAGTTCCATGGAAG GGAATTGATTTGCAACTCAAGCATGTCCACGCTGTAGGTGTTTATGGTTGGAACAGTATTTGCGAAACAGTTGTTGGACAATGGTTGGAAGATATTTCCCACAATCAG GTTCATAAGTTATTGAAAGGGCTTCCTCCTATAAAATCATTGTATGCAGTCGGTTCAGGTGCTTCTAAGCTAGTATCATTGCCAATTAAGAGTTATAAGAAAGACCACAAGTTGCTCAAGGGAATGCAAAGAG